The DNA segment CCCACCGTATCCATAGTCACACTTACAACGATCAGCAAACTAGTTCCGCCCAAGTAAAAAGGCAAGGCATACTTCATTTGCAAGAACTCTGGCAAAATACAAACAGCGACCAGATACAAAGAGCCCACAACTGTTAATCGCGTCAAAATATAGTCAAAGTAGTTAGCGGTGTTTTGACCCGGACGAATACCAGGGATAAAGGCCCCAGATTTCTTCAGATTCTCCGAAGTTTCCGTGGGATTGAAGACCAACGCCGTATAAAAGAATGCGAAAAATGTGATCAACAAGCTATATAAAAGAATGTAAATAAAGCGCCCGCGATTCAAATGGAAAGTCAAAACCTGAACCCATTCGGCCTCATGGTTAAAACTAGACAACAACGTAATTGGCATCAGCAATAAAGAGTTCGCGAAAATGGGCGGAATAACCCCCGCACTATTCAACTTCAAAGGGAGATGAGTGCTTTCCCCACCGAGAACCCGCATGCCTACTTGTCGCTTAGGGTACTGCACCACAACTTTGTATTGAGCGCGCTCCATAAAAACGATAAAGGCAATAACCGCAACAGTTAGGATCAAAATGGCCAGAATAAATCCGATGTGATATTCCCCTGCCCGACCCAGTTCAAACATACGCAACAAAGCCTGCGGCAAGTTCGCAACGATTCCCGAAAAGATAATCATGGAAACTCCGTTACCAATACCACGGGAAGTAATCTGTTCTCCCAACCAAAGCAAGAACATGGTAGCCCCAACAACTGTAATAACTGTACTGATTTCGAAAAAGAAACCGGGATACAACACAGCGCCGTTAGCTTCTAAAGTCTTTGCCAAAGCAAAAGCCTGTCCACTTGCCAGCAACACAGTTCCATAACGCGTAAACTGATTAAGCTTCTGCTTCCCTGTTTCACCCTCTTTGCGCAAGGCTTCCCAAGGGGGGTAAATAGCGGCCATCAATTGAACGATAATACTAGAAGTAATATAAGGGACGATACTCAGAACAAAAACGGTCATACGCCACAGGGCACCGCCCGAAAACATATCAACCATCCCCAAAATGCCGCTGGCATTTTGTTTAGCGATTGCCGCCATGATGTCCATATTGATGCCGGGAAGAGGAATATAAGTCCCCAAACGATAGATAACCAAGGCCCCCAAAGTAAACCAAATACGTTTCTTTAGATCTTCCGCTTTCGCAAATAGGCGAAAATCCAAGTTAGCGGCTAGTTGCTCTACAGCTGAAGCCATGTGTGTCCCTCTTTATTCTTTAGTTTTTACAGGCAGTTTTCTTTCAGTCAAAACAGGCAGTTTCTTTTCAATCAAAACTTCGCCACCCGCTTTTTCTACCATAGCTTGGGCAGATTTTGAAGAAAATTGAACCTTTATTTTGATTTTTGTTGTTAAAGTTCCTTTTGCAAGCAATCGAACAATGCTGGTTTCTTTTCTAATAAGACCAGCTTGCTTCAAATGACCTGCATCAATAAGTCCTTCCGCATGTAACTTCTTCTCTTGAATAGCTTTTTCGATACGCCCAAGGTTTACAACCTCTTCAAGGTGCTTAGTAGAAAAATTAGTTCTTTTGAAACCACGCTTTGCGAAACGCCATTGGGTAGCCATCTGGCCCCCTTCAAAACCGTTTAAAGCGACACCAGTTCGTGATTTTTGTCCCTTTTGTCCGTGTCCAGACGTCTTGCCTAAACCAGAACCCACGCCACGACCAACACGTTTCCGTGTAGTAGTTGCACCGGGATTGTCGCGTAATTCATTTAACTTCATCATAGCACCCTAAATAATCTTTACTAAATGAGCTACTTTTCGAATGATACCACGCACTGAAGGCGTATCTTCCAATTCTTTCACTCTATGCAATTTACCCAGCCCCAAACCTTTCAAGCACTTTTCCTGATAGTCTTGACGGCGAATTGGGCTGCCGATTTGTTCTACTTTTATTTTTTTAGTCATTTGATTCTTCTCCTTTAGCTCCATGCTCAACAGCCTTCGCAGGCTTGCCTTCACGTCGGCCAATAATGGCAGAAATTTTCTTGTCTCGACGGGCTGCAACAGCCTTGGGGGAAGTCATTCTCCGCAAAGCCTCAAAAGTTGCCTTAACCATATTGTGAGGGTTCGCTGAACCAACACATTTTGCCACAACGTCATGAACTCCTAGCATTTCAAAAACCGCACGCATGGGTCCACCGGCCTTTATCCCCGTTCCGATTGGAGCCGATCTGATCACAACGTGACCCGCACCAAACCGACCATTCAAGTCATGGTGAGTGGTTCTTCCTTCTCTTAGGGGCACACGAATCAAAGATTTTTTCGCCTGTTCTGTAGCTTTACGAATCGCATCAGGAACTTCTCGGGCTTTACCCAAGCCATATCCTACGCGCCCCTTACCATCACCTACAACAATCAAAGCTGAAAATGAAAAGTTCTTACCCCCTTTTACAACTTTTGCAACGCGGGCAATATTAACTAATTTTTCATTAAGTTCAACGGACTGTTCTGCTTTTTGACGAGACATATTCATTTATTCCTTAAAACTCTAATCCACCGGCACGAGCCCCCATGGCCAGCGCCTTGATACGACCATGGTACAAATATGCCCCACGATCAAAGACAACCTTTTTCACGCCAGACTTTGCTGCTTTTTCGGCCAAGGCCTGTCCCACAGTTTCAGCGGCTTCGATGTTCCATCCCTTTTTCAACTTCACACGAACATCATTATCTAAAGAAGAGGCAGAACACAATGTAAATCCTCTCGCATCATCAATAAGTTGCGCATAAATATGAAAGTTAGACCGAAAAACAACCAAACGCGGAGCTTGGATCTTGATCGCCAACTTCTTTCCCTTGTGATGCACTCTTAATTTACGACGTGCTGCTCGTTCTGTTTTCCTAATCATTTATTTCTTCTTACCTTCTTTACGCACAATATGTTCATTCGCATACTTAATGCCCTTACCTTTGTAGGGTTCAGGACGACGAAATTGTCTAATTTCTGCTGCTGTCTGTCCCACTAATTGGCGATCAAACCCAGAAACAGAAACGGACGTTGGTTTGTCACATTTCACTGTAATTCCCTTTGGAACCTTATAACGAATTTCATGGCTAAAGCCCAGATTCAGAACTAAATCAGCCCCTTGAACTGCAGCCTTGTATCCCACACCATTAATTTCTAGATCAACGGTGAACCCTTCGGAAACCCCTTTGACAAGATTCTGAACGATATTTCTAGCTGTGCCCCATTGCATTCTAGCTGCCTGAGATTCATCTCTGGGCCTTACAGTAACATCCTCTGGAGTTACTGTAAGATCAATCATTTCTGGAAGTTTCATTTCCAATTGCCCCAGTTTCCCACGGACCTTAAGCAACCGATCACTCAGTTCTATCACAACGCCAGAAGGCACTTTTACGGGATGTTTTCCTATGCGAGACATCTATCTATTCCTATCCTAAAATACGTGACACAATACTTCGCCACCCACATTTAATTCGGCAGCTTTCCAATCGGAGAGAACCCCTTTTGACGTTGACATAATCAAAATACCCAAACCATTTCTAAACCGATTAAGCCCCTTGATTGAAGTATAACTGCGACGCCCTGGCTTAGAAGTGCGAGAAATCTCTTGGATAGCCGGCGCACCTTCAAAGTACTTTAATTCTACAAGAGTTTCAACCACACCAGGCCGAACTTCCGTTGCCTTATAGCCGCGAATATATCCTTCATCCTTCAACACTTCCAAAAGCGCGTCGCCTAAACGAGAAGAGTGGCAATTCACCGTTGCTTTTTTTACACGTTGTGCGTTCCGTATTCTTGTGATCAGGTCCGCAATAGAATCATTCATAGACATTTTTTTATCCTTACCAACTAGATTTAGTCATTCCCGGAATCAATCCGACAGCTGCCAAGTCTCTAAGCGCAATGCGTGACAGACCCAACTTACGATAGTACCCACGAGGGCGCCCAGAAAGCGCACACCGATTACGAATTCTTACTTTAGAGCTATTGCGCGGCATTTCAGCTAACCGTAAAGAGGCCGCGAATCTTTCATCAACAGACACTGTTTTGTCCGCCGCCGCAAGCTTAAGACTTAGTCTTCTTTTCGCTAGTTTTTCGCAAAGACGCTTTTTAGCGTTATTGTTTTCGATAGCACTTTTTTTAGCCATTCAATAATTCTCCTAATTCACAAAAGGCATTCCGAAGCCTTTGAGTAATTCTCTTCCTTCGTCGTTTGTCTTAGCTGTCGTCACAATGACAATGTCTAAGCCTCGAATTTGATCAATTTTATCATAATCAATTTCTGGGAAAACGATTTGTTCTTTAATTCCGAGCGCATAGTTTCCAGCCCCATCAAAACTTTTGGGAGAAACGCCTCGAAAATCCCGTACCCGCGGCAAAGCAATGGTTACAAGACGATCTAAAAATTCATACATGCGGTGGCCCCGCAAAGTAACCTTAACGCCCAAATCCATTCCCTGCCTAAGTTTGAAACCGGCAATAGATTGACGCGCTTTTGTAACAACAGGTTTTTGCCCTGAAATAACAGTCATTTCAGTCACAGCAAACCCAATCTTTTTGCTGTCTTTAACCGCATCACCCAAACCCATGTTCAAAACAATTTTTTCTAAACGGGGAACTTCCATAACGGACTTGTAATTAAACTTCTCAAAAATTTCCGTCTTCAACTTTTGATCGTAGAGTTCTCTTAATCTTGTCATTTCTTTCACACTAATTAATCTGTTTGCCAGAACGCTTCGCAATACGCACTTTTTTGCCATCTACCAGCTTAACCGCCACACGTGTTGGTTTGCTTGTTTCCGGGTCAATATGAGCCACATTGGAAATATGCAAAGGTAGTTCCTTTTCAAGAACGCCATCTGGGTTAGCCGGCGTTGGGCGCAAGTGACGCTTTACAACATTCACACCCTTTACAAGCACACGACGTTCTTCACGCAACACTTGTAGAACTTCCCCTTTTTTTCCCTTATGTTGACCAGTTGTAACAATAACTTGGTCACCCTTCTTGATGCGAAATCTTTCTGCCATTATAGAACCTCAGGTGCTAGTGAAATTATTTTCATAAAATTCTTCGCCCGCAATTCACGCGTAACCGGGCCAAAAATACGGGTTCCAACAGGTTCCCCTTGGTTATTCAACAAGACAACTGCATTGTCATCGAAATAAATCTTTGTACCATCCTTGCGGTGCAAGCCTTTTGAAGTGCGCACGATCACTGCCTTATGCACAGTTCCCTTTGACACTTTTCCATGAGGAATCGCCTCCTTAATGGTCACTACAATAACGTCACCAATAGTGGCCGTTCTGCGATGAGACCCACCTAGAACCTTGATACATTCAACTCTTTTTGCTCCAGAATTATCAGCAACCTGAAGGCTTGTTTGCATTTGAATCATGAGTGCACCTCTTGTTTAGCATTATGAGGAACAGCTTCCCACGTTTTTGTTTTCGAAATAGGGCGGCATTCTTGAATAGCTACCTTATCACCTGTTTTAAAGTGATTCTTTTCATCATGAGCCGCATAACGCTTTGAACTTTTGATATATTTTTTGTACAAAGGATGCATAACGCTGCGCACAACCTTCACGATGATAGTTTTATCACCCTTATCGCTGACAACAACACCTTCTAATATTTTACGAGGCATTCTAAATTCCTATCCTAAACTGTTTCTTTTTGTTGATTTAACAAGGTTTTAGCCCTGGCAACTCCACGACGCAATTGCCGAACGCGGGCTGTATTTGTTAATTGGTTTGCCACTTTTTGAAAACGAAGATTAAATAATTCCTTCTTAAGGTCAAGAACTATTTTCTTTAACTCATCGCTTTTCTTAGATTTTAATTCTTTAATTTTCATTTTTTTCTCTTAAATCAATCTTGTAACGAACTTAGTATGAACAGGTAACTTAGCAGAGGCCAACAAAAAGGCTTCGCGAGCCAGCTCCTCACTCACTCCTTCGATTTCAAACATAATCCGACCTGGTTTTACACGAGCCATCCAAAATTCCGGAGATCCCTTTCCACTACCCATACGAACTTCGGCAGGTTTCCTGGAAACAGGAACATCTGGGAATATACGAATCCAAACACGACCTGCACGACGCAAGTGACGGGTAATTGCTCGACGTGCCGCCTCAATTTGTCTAGAGGTAATACGTTCTGCATCTAAACTTTTCAAGCCATAGGAACCAAAATTAAGGGTCGTTCCACCCTTGGCCATTCCGTAAACTCTGCCCTTAAATGCTTTTCTAAATTTCGTACGCTTTGGTGCTAACATTTCTAAACCTTACCTATTCACTGCATGTTCTCGAACACGATTGTCTTGAGCCATGGGATTATGTTCCATAATCTCGCCCTTGAAAATCCAGATTTTTATGCCACAAGTTCCATAAGTTGTAAAGGCCGTAGATGTCGCATAGTCAACATCAGCTCTTAATGTATGTAACGGAACGCGACCTTCACGATACCATTCCATACGAGCAATTTCAGCGCCACCTAAACGACCCGAACAATTGATTCGAATACCCAAAGCCCCACCCTTCAAAGCAGACTGAACTGCTTTTTTCATGGCACGACGAAAAGAAACGCGACGTTCCAACTGTTGGGCCACAGAATCTGCAACCAACTTAGCATCGGAATCTGGCTTTCTGATTTCCAGAATATTCAAAACAACCTCAGAGCCAACAATTTTAGAAAGCTGTGCCTTCAATTTATCAATGTCAGACCCTTTCTTTCCGATGATTACACCGGGTCTTGCAGAATAAACTGTAACGCGGGCTTTTTTGTTAGGGCGCTCTACAACAACTTTTGAAATAGCCGCCAACTTCAGCACGTCAAATATATGCTTGCGAATCTTCAAATCCTGATGAAGGTAGTCCACATAGTCCTTACCCTTAGAAAACCATCTAGAGTCCCAAGTTCTGTTAATGCCTACACGAAAGCCGACTGGATTAACTTTTTGACCCATTTAATTTGTCTCCTCAACTTGACGCACAACAACTTTAAAATTCGAAAATGGTTTTAAAATCTTTGCCCCACGCCCTTTGGCCCGAGCCATAAATCTTTTCATAACAAATGCTTTTCCAACATTCACAACAGAAACCTGCAGCCTATCCACATCCAAATTATGATTGTTTTCAGCATTAGCAACCGCTGAAAGTAGTATTTTCTTAACCTGGCCCGCGATACGTTTTTTAGAAAACGTCAATTGAGCCAAAGCCTCAGAAACGGGCTTATTGCGGATCAAATCCGCCACAAGATTCAACTTTTGAGGCGACACACGTAAACTTTTCGCAGAAGCTGCCGCTTCGTTATCTTTTAACTGTCTTGGTAAAGCTTTTTTACTCATCTCTTAACCTTTTTTAACTGTCTTGTCACCTGAGTGACCATGGAATGTCCGTGTGGGAGAAAATTCGCCAAACTTGTGACCAACCATATTTTCCGTCACAAAAACAGGCACAAACTTACGACCGTTATGAACACCAAAAGTAACTCCCACAAAATGGGGAAGAATCGTAGACCGTCTGGACCAGATTTTGATCACATCCTTACGGCCAGAGTTTCTTGCAACTTCTGCCTTCTTCAACAAATACCCATCAACAAATGGTCCCTTCCAAACTGAACGTGCCATTACTGCTCCTTATTTCTTTCTTTTAGCTACGATCCACTTACTCGTAGTCTTGTTTTTGCGAGTTTTCAAACCCTTTGTATGTTGACCCCAAGGGCTAACAGGGTGACGACCACCATTTGTACGACCACCATGAGGGTGATCCACAGGGTTCATGGCAATACCACGAACGGCAGGACGACGACCCAACCAACGGTTGCGACCAGCCTTACCTAAATTAATGTTCTTTTGGTCTGGGTTTGAAACGGCCCCAATAGTTGCCATACATTCCAAACGAACCATACGAACTTCGCCTGAGCTCAAGCGTAAGAGGGCATACCCCATATCACGACCAATGTACTGCGCATAAGTACCCGCAGAACGAGCCAGCTGCCCCCCGCGACCTACTTTTAGTTCAATATTATGAACAACAGTACCCACAGGAATATCAGACAAGGGCAAAGCATTTCCAATACGAATATCAGAACCCTTGCCAGAAACAACATGGTCTCCCACTACAAGCCTTTGAGGCGCAATAATGTAAGAAAGCGTGCCATCTTGATACTTAATCAGCGCAATATAGCAAGTGCGGTTAGGATCATATTCAATCCGCTCAACAACGGCAGGAATACCAAAGCGCAACCGCTTGAAATCCACCATACGATAAGTTCTTTTATGACCGCCCCCAACACGACGCAAGGTAATGCGACCGTTATTGTTTCGACCTCCTGTAGAAGACAATCCAAAAGTTAGCTTCTTAACAGGTTTTCCCTTCCACAAGCCTGCACGGTCTACAATAACCAACTGGCGAGTAGAGGGAGTAATAGGATTAAATGTTTTTAACGCCATAATTAGACACCCACACTAGCATCGATTGTTTGACCTTGTTTCAAGGAAACAATCGCTTTTTTATAATCAGACCTTTGCCCTAAACGTCCTTTGAAAATTTTCTTTTTTCCAGCAAGCCGCAACGTATTTACCGCCAAAACATCTACCTTGAAAAGCTCTTCGACTGCTTTTTTAACTTCTGGCTTTGTTGCGCTTAACGGCACTTCAAAAGAATACTTGTTGAACTGCATCAACTGAGTAGCCTTTTCCGTAACGATAGGCCGCAAAATTAAATCGTATTTTTTAGTAGAAATCTTAGATTCCTTATGAGTCGCTTTCTTTATCATGACAACCTCGCTTCAAGATGATGCAAAGCATCTTTAGACAAAACCAATATATCGCATTTCAGAATGCTTTGAACATTTGCTCCCTGCTGTGGCAGCAAATGAACGTTTTTCAAGTTCTGAGAAGCTTTTTGGAAATTTGTATTCAACTCAACTCCGTCAATAAATAAAGGAGAAGTCCATTGATTCTTTTCCAAAACAACAGCCAACTCTTTAGCCTTCATAGATTTGAAGCTCAAAGAGTCTACGATAACTAATTTTCCGGCCGCATACTTCGCAGACAAAGCTGTTCTTAAAGCAAGCTTTCTTACTTTTTTGGGCAAATCAAAACTGTGATCACGCTTGTGAGGACCAAAAACAACAGCACCACCGCGCATATGAGGCCCTCTTAAAGACCCTTGACGTGCACGACCTGTTCCCTTTTGTTTATGAGGCTTTCTAGTCGTTCCACTAACCGCCCAAATTTCCTTTGTCTGATGATTTCCAGAGCGCGCCTTAGCTTGCTGCCAACGAATCATACGATGCAAGATATCGGGGCGCGAAGGCAACCCGAAAATCGCCTGAGCAAGAGAAATTTCCCCTACTGATTCATTTTCAAAATTCTTTACTGCCAACTTCATTGTTTGTCTCACTTATTAACTGTTTTTTTCACAGCATCCTGGATGATAATCACAGAACCTTTATGGCCTGGAATCGCCCCTCTAATATAGAGCAGCCCTCTTTCCGGATCTGTCTGAACCACTTTTAGGTTTTGAATAGTTACTCTTTCCGCGCCTAAATGTCCAGCCATTTTTTTACCTTTAAACACACGGCCCGGATCTTGGCGTTGACCTGTTGCTCCATGAGACCTATGACACACGGAAGCTCCATGAGTCGCGCGGTTCATGCTAAAGTTGTGACGCTTAATAACACCCGCAAATCCCTTACCCAGAGACGTTCCAACAACGTCTACAAATTGGCCAATTTGGAAATGATCAGCTTTAAGTTCAGCTCCCACCTCTAAAGAATCGCCTTCGGTAATTCTGAACTCCCGAATACCTTTCTTTACTTCCATTTTAAGCTTTGCGTACAAACCTTTTTCAGGCTTGTTCAAGGACTTAGCCCGTCCTTTTCCATATCCAACTTGAACAGCCGAATACCCATGTTGGTCTTGTGTCTTTAGACCAACAACTTGGCAGTCTTCCACCAATAATACCGTAACAGGCACATGTTCACCCGCTTCGTTAAAAATGCGGCTCATACCAAGTTTTTCTGCAACTAAACCTACTCTCATAATATATCCTATAATTTAATTTCTACATCTACCCCTGAAGATAGATCTAGTTTCATCAAGGCATCAACAGTTTGCGGAGTCCAATCCACAATATCCAGAAGACGCTTATGTGATCTGATTTCAAACTGCTCTCTTGATTTTTTATCAATATGCGGAGAACGGTTTACTGTAAATTTACCAATGTGTGTCGGCAAAGGAATCGGTCCTCTGACAACTGCACCTGTACGACGTGCAGTATCCACAATCTCATGGGCAGATTGATCAAGCATACGGTGATCGTACGCTCTTAATCTAATGCGAATCGTTTGTCCTTCCATTTTGGCTCCAACCTAAAAGTTATGGGAGCACAAGGCCCCCTTTTTTACACTACTCAATAATTTTAGAAACAACACCGGCACCTACGGTACGGCCACCTTCGCG comes from the Alphaproteobacteria bacterium genome and includes:
- the rplN gene encoding 50S ribosomal protein L14; translated protein: MIQMQTSLQVADNSGAKRVECIKVLGGSHRRTATIGDVIVVTIKEAIPHGKVSKGTVHKAVIVRTSKGLHRKDGTKIYFDDNAVVLLNNQGEPVGTRIFGPVTRELRAKNFMKIISLAPEVL
- the rplB gene encoding 50S ribosomal protein L2, producing the protein MALKTFNPITPSTRQLVIVDRAGLWKGKPVKKLTFGLSSTGGRNNNGRITLRRVGGGHKRTYRMVDFKRLRFGIPAVVERIEYDPNRTCYIALIKYQDGTLSYIIAPQRLVVGDHVVSGKGSDIRIGNALPLSDIPVGTVVHNIELKVGRGGQLARSAGTYAQYIGRDMGYALLRLSSGEVRMVRLECMATIGAVSNPDQKNINLGKAGRNRWLGRRPAVRGIAMNPVDHPHGGRTNGGRHPVSPWGQHTKGLKTRKNKTTSKWIVAKRKK
- the rplC gene encoding 50S ribosomal protein L3, producing the protein MRVGLVAEKLGMSRIFNEAGEHVPVTVLLVEDCQVVGLKTQDQHGYSAVQVGYGKGRAKSLNKPEKGLYAKLKMEVKKGIREFRITEGDSLEVGAELKADHFQIGQFVDVVGTSLGKGFAGVIKRHNFSMNRATHGASVCHRSHGATGQRQDPGRVFKGKKMAGHLGAERVTIQNLKVVQTDPERGLLYIRGAIPGHKGSVIIIQDAVKKTVNK
- a CDS encoding 50S ribosomal protein L23 gives rise to the protein MIKKATHKESKISTKKYDLILRPIVTEKATQLMQFNKYSFEVPLSATKPEVKKAVEELFKVDVLAVNTLRLAGKKKIFKGRLGQRSDYKKAIVSLKQGQTIDASVGV
- the rplE gene encoding 50S ribosomal protein L5; amino-acid sequence: MTRLRELYDQKLKTEIFEKFNYKSVMEVPRLEKIVLNMGLGDAVKDSKKIGFAVTEMTVISGQKPVVTKARQSIAGFKLRQGMDLGVKVTLRGHRMYEFLDRLVTIALPRVRDFRGVSPKSFDGAGNYALGIKEQIVFPEIDYDKIDQIRGLDIVIVTTAKTNDEGRELLKGFGMPFVN
- the rplR gene encoding 50S ribosomal protein L18; this encodes MIRKTERAARRKLRVHHKGKKLAIKIQAPRLVVFRSNFHIYAQLIDDARGFTLCSASSLDNDVRVKLKKGWNIEAAETVGQALAEKAAKSGVKKVVFDRGAYLYHGRIKALAMGARAGGLEF
- the rpsS gene encoding 30S ribosomal protein S19, coding for MARSVWKGPFVDGYLLKKAEVARNSGRKDVIKIWSRRSTILPHFVGVTFGVHNGRKFVPVFVTENMVGHKFGEFSPTRTFHGHSGDKTVKKG
- the rplO gene encoding 50S ribosomal protein L15, yielding MKLNELRDNPGATTTRKRVGRGVGSGLGKTSGHGQKGQKSRTGVALNGFEGGQMATQWRFAKRGFKRTNFSTKHLEEVVNLGRIEKAIQEKKLHAEGLIDAGHLKQAGLIRKETSIVRLLAKGTLTTKIKIKVQFSSKSAQAMVEKAGGEVLIEKKLPVLTERKLPVKTKE
- the rplF gene encoding 50S ribosomal protein L6, which gives rise to MSRIGKHPVKVPSGVVIELSDRLLKVRGKLGQLEMKLPEMIDLTVTPEDVTVRPRDESQAARMQWGTARNIVQNLVKGVSEGFTVDLEINGVGYKAAVQGADLVLNLGFSHEIRYKVPKGITVKCDKPTSVSVSGFDRQLVGQTAAEIRQFRRPEPYKGKGIKYANEHIVRKEGKKK
- the rpsN gene encoding 30S ribosomal protein S14; the encoded protein is MAKKSAIENNNAKKRLCEKLAKRRLSLKLAAADKTVSVDERFAASLRLAEMPRNSSKVRIRNRCALSGRPRGYYRKLGLSRIALRDLAAVGLIPGMTKSSW
- the rplP gene encoding 50S ribosomal protein L16 — protein: MLAPKRTKFRKAFKGRVYGMAKGGTTLNFGSYGLKSLDAERITSRQIEAARRAITRHLRRAGRVWIRIFPDVPVSRKPAEVRMGSGKGSPEFWMARVKPGRIMFEIEGVSEELAREAFLLASAKLPVHTKFVTRLI
- the rpmC gene encoding 50S ribosomal protein L29, which translates into the protein MKIKELKSKKSDELKKIVLDLKKELFNLRFQKVANQLTNTARVRQLRRGVARAKTLLNQQKETV
- the rplV gene encoding 50S ribosomal protein L22 produces the protein MSKKALPRQLKDNEAAASAKSLRVSPQKLNLVADLIRNKPVSEALAQLTFSKKRIAGQVKKILLSAVANAENNHNLDVDRLQVSVVNVGKAFVMKRFMARAKGRGAKILKPFSNFKVVVRQVEETN
- the rpsE gene encoding 30S ribosomal protein S5, yielding MNMSRQKAEQSVELNEKLVNIARVAKVVKGGKNFSFSALIVVGDGKGRVGYGLGKAREVPDAIRKATEQAKKSLIRVPLREGRTTHHDLNGRFGAGHVVIRSAPIGTGIKAGGPMRAVFEMLGVHDVVAKCVGSANPHNMVKATFEALRRMTSPKAVAARRDKKISAIIGRREGKPAKAVEHGAKGEESND
- the rplD gene encoding 50S ribosomal protein L4, translating into MKLAVKNFENESVGEISLAQAIFGLPSRPDILHRMIRWQQAKARSGNHQTKEIWAVSGTTRKPHKQKGTGRARQGSLRGPHMRGGAVVFGPHKRDHSFDLPKKVRKLALRTALSAKYAAGKLVIVDSLSFKSMKAKELAVVLEKNQWTSPLFIDGVELNTNFQKASQNLKNVHLLPQQGANVQSILKCDILVLSKDALHHLEARLS
- the rplX gene encoding 50S ribosomal protein L24 is translated as MAERFRIKKGDQVIVTTGQHKGKKGEVLQVLREERRVLVKGVNVVKRHLRPTPANPDGVLEKELPLHISNVAHIDPETSKPTRVAVKLVDGKKVRIAKRSGKQIN
- the rpmD gene encoding 50S ribosomal protein L30 — translated: MTKKIKVEQIGSPIRRQDYQEKCLKGLGLGKLHRVKELEDTPSVRGIIRKVAHLVKII
- the rpsQ gene encoding 30S ribosomal protein S17, translating into MPRKILEGVVVSDKGDKTIIVKVVRSVMHPLYKKYIKSSKRYAAHDEKNHFKTGDKVAIQECRPISKTKTWEAVPHNAKQEVHS
- the secY gene encoding preprotein translocase subunit SecY encodes the protein MASAVEQLAANLDFRLFAKAEDLKKRIWFTLGALVIYRLGTYIPLPGINMDIMAAIAKQNASGILGMVDMFSGGALWRMTVFVLSIVPYITSSIIVQLMAAIYPPWEALRKEGETGKQKLNQFTRYGTVLLASGQAFALAKTLEANGAVLYPGFFFEISTVITVVGATMFLLWLGEQITSRGIGNGVSMIIFSGIVANLPQALLRMFELGRAGEYHIGFILAILILTVAVIAFIVFMERAQYKVVVQYPKRQVGMRVLGGESTHLPLKLNSAGVIPPIFANSLLLMPITLLSSFNHEAEWVQVLTFHLNRGRFIYILLYSLLITFFAFFYTALVFNPTETSENLKKSGAFIPGIRPGQNTANYFDYILTRLTVVGSLYLVAVCILPEFLQMKYALPFYLGGTSLLIVVSVTMDTVGQVHSHLLAHQYEGLLKKSHFNLKNR
- the rpsJ gene encoding 30S ribosomal protein S10, giving the protein MEGQTIRIRLRAYDHRMLDQSAHEIVDTARRTGAVVRGPIPLPTHIGKFTVNRSPHIDKKSREQFEIRSHKRLLDIVDWTPQTVDALMKLDLSSGVDVEIKL
- the rpsH gene encoding 30S ribosomal protein S8, with the protein product MSMNDSIADLITRIRNAQRVKKATVNCHSSRLGDALLEVLKDEGYIRGYKATEVRPGVVETLVELKYFEGAPAIQEISRTSKPGRRSYTSIKGLNRFRNGLGILIMSTSKGVLSDWKAAELNVGGEVLCHVF
- the rpsC gene encoding 30S ribosomal protein S3, encoding MGQKVNPVGFRVGINRTWDSRWFSKGKDYVDYLHQDLKIRKHIFDVLKLAAISKVVVERPNKKARVTVYSARPGVIIGKKGSDIDKLKAQLSKIVGSEVVLNILEIRKPDSDAKLVADSVAQQLERRVSFRRAMKKAVQSALKGGALGIRINCSGRLGGAEIARMEWYREGRVPLHTLRADVDYATSTAFTTYGTCGIKIWIFKGEIMEHNPMAQDNRVREHAVNR